A genomic segment from Salvelinus alpinus chromosome 8, SLU_Salpinus.1, whole genome shotgun sequence encodes:
- the LOC139583039 gene encoding serine/threonine-protein kinase LATS1-like isoform X1 yields the protein MKRGEKPEGYRQMRPKTFPASNYSVNSHQMLQEIRESLRNMSRPSDPPKVDMGGAGIVAPEDPRQQGRCSNPRNPYHKALQEIRKSLMPYANEPSSSGRTAEVNKQMLLELLSAGFDEEMVIRALMQTNSRSVEAAIEYISKMSYQDPVREQMVDAAARPVNAGMKAPVSSHIQQPVLRRQSWKGSKESLVQRHGHMRVEGMVYRSDSPGPQGDLAGRGPPPAFPQGHPGNNQWVNPPLPPQVRSVTPPPNRGGTPPPPSWDSNPSTKRFSGNMDYLVPRISPVPQGAWPDGYSAPQNQRGISPVPMGRQPIIMQSSGGNKFSFPSGWSQNGSPQPDYMGHQSGGSRQPPPLYPVNQSSRQSPTAQQMQAGGPASSPSYVNDGNLPQSMMVPNRNSHNLDMYNMGGPQSWSQAPPGQPQSSPGSSNQDMSPSWQQHSIPVRSNSFNSHQMSNRQGHPASSQPSATTVTAITQAPILRPVKSMRVQKPELHTAVAPTHPPWMHHPPPSPSPTTYQEPLPAAPMPHVPITEAEVPSYQGPPPPYPKHLLQQPAAPCPAYDPGHKPSTGREEAAEEEECSSSSNDRPEGPYSAAMGTDKENKQITTSPVPMRRNNKDEERRGDPRVPLYSPQAFKFFMEQHVENVLKNHQMRIHRKKQLESEMQRVGLSGDAQEQMRMMLSQKESNYIRLKRAKMDKSMFKRIKTLGIGAFGEVCLARKEDTGALYAMKTLRKKDVLLRNQVAHVKAERDILAEADNEWVVRLYYSFQDKDNLYFVMDYIPGGDMMSLLIRLGIFKEDLAQFYIAELTCAVESVHKMGFIHRDIKPDNILIDRDGHIKLTDFGLCTGFRWTHDSKYYQSGDHVRQDSMDFSKEWEQDPANCRCADRLKPLERRKARQHQRCLAHSLVGTPNYIAPEVLLRTGYTQLCDWWSVGVILYEMLVGQPPFLTTTPLETQLKVINWQTTLHIPPQAKLSPEASDLIIKLCRGPEDRLGKNGADEIKVQPFFKTIDFSNDLRQMQPAPYIPTIAHCTDTSNFDPVDPDKLWSSDNEAEGKHNDTLNGWFKNGKHPEHAFYEFTFRRFFDDNGHPYSCPKPIGIEYEEGSDGDEADSEAPAQEEGDQEESRRGAQGRDLVYV from the exons ATGAAGAGAGGGGAGAAACCCGAAGGATATCGACAGATGCGACCAAAGACTTTCCCTGCTAGCAACTACAGTGTTAACAGCCACCAGATGCTGCAGGAAATTCGGGAGAGTCTCCGGAACATGTCTCGGCCTTCTGACCCCCCTAAGGTAGACATGGGGGGTGCTGGAATAGTGGCGCCTGAAGACCCCAGGCAGCAAGGGCGCTGCAGCAACCCCAGAAACCCCTACCACAAAGCCTTGCAGGAGATTCGCAAGTCCCTGATGCCTTATGCCAATGAGCCCAGCTCTTCTGGACGTACTGCAGAGGTTAACAAACAGATGTTGCTGGAGCTGCTTTCTGCTGGCTTTGATGAG GAAATGGTGATCCGTGCTCTGATGCAGACCAACAGTCGCAGTGTGGAGGCAGCCATAGAGTACATTAGTAAGATGAGCTACCAGGACCCTGTGAGGGAGCAGATGGTGGATGCCGCCGCCCGCCCCGTCAATGCAGGCATGAAAGCCCCCG TTTCCTCTCATATCCAGCAGCCTGTGCTGAGGAGGCAGAGCTGGAAGGGTTCCAAGGAGTCCCTGGTTCAGAGACATGGCCACATGAGGGTGGAGGGGATGGTGTACCGTTCAGACAGCCCTGGACCCCAGGGTGACCTGGCAGGACGAGGGCCTCCCCCAGCCTTCCCACAGGGCCACCCTGGCAACAACCAATGGGTCAACCCTCCCCTACCCCCTCAGGTGCGCAGTGTCACCCCTCCCCCAAATAGGGGTGGAACCCCACCTCCACCTTCCTGGGACAGTAACCCCTCCACAAAGCGCTTCTCTGGCAACATGGATTACCTGGTTCCCCGGATCTCTCCCGTTCCCCAAGGAGCCTGGCCCGATGGCTACTCAGCCCCCCAGAACCAGAGGGGTATCAGCCCAGTGCCCATGGGCCGTCAGCCCATCATCATGCAGAGCTCTGGGGGTAACAAGTTCAGCTTCCCCTCCGGCTGGTCTCAGAACGGCTCCCCTCAACCAGACTACATGGGACACCAGAGTGGTGGTAGCAGACAACCCCCTCCCCTTTACCCAGTGAACCAGAGCAGCAGACAAAGCCCAACCGCTCAGCAGATGCAGGCCGGAGGTCCTGCCTCCTCCCCATCCTACGTCAACGATGGTAACCTCCCCCAGTCCATGATGGTGCCTAACCGGAACAGTCACAACCTTGACATGTACAACATGGGCGGGCCTCAGTCCTGGTCCCAAGCCCCCCCCGGCCAGCCCCAGTCCTCCCCAGGTAGCAGCAACCAGGACATGTCCCCCTCATGGCAGCAGCACAGCATCCCTGTCCGATCCAACTCCTTCAACAGCCACCAGATGAGCAACAGGCAGGGCCACCCAGCCAGCTCCCAACCCTCTGCCACCACAGTGACAGCCATCACCCAGGCCCCCATCCTGAGGCCCGTTAAGAGTATGCGTGTGCAGAAGCCTGAACTACACACTGCTGTGGCCCCCACACACCCACCCTGGATGCACCATCCCCcaccctctccatctcccacTACCTACCAGGAGCCGCTACCAGCAGCGCCCATGCCCCATGTACCCATTACAGAAGCAGAGGTGCCCAGTTACCAGGGTCCTCCACCCCCATACCCCAAACACCTCCTCCAGCAGCCTGCTGCACCCTGCCCTGCCTATGATCCAGGGCACAAGCCAAGTACTGGGAGAGAGGAGGCTGCAGAGGAAGAGGAGTGTAGCAGCAGCTCTAATGACAGGCCAGAAGGCCCATACTCTGCTGCCATGGGAACAGATAAGGAGAATAAACAGATCACCACGTCTCCGGTGCCTATGCGCCGGAACAATAAAGACGAGGAGCGGCGAGGAGACCCCAGAGTGCCACTCTACTCTCCCCAGGCCTTCAAGTTCTTCATGGAGCAGCACGTTGAGAACGTCCTGAAGAACCACCAAATGAGGATCCATAGGAAGAAGCAGCTGGAGAGTGAGATGCAGAGG GTTGGGTTGTCAGGAGATGCCCAGGAGCAGATGCGCATGATGCTGTCTCAGAAAGAGTCCAACTACATCCGACTGAAGCGGGCCAAGATGGACAAGTCCATGTTCAAGAGGATCAAGACCCTGGGCATCGGAGCCTTTGGAGAGGTGTGTCTAGCCCGGAAGGAGGACACGGGAGCCCTGTACGCCATGAAGACGCTGCGCAAAAAGGACGTTCTCCTCAGGAACCAGGTGGCCCACGTCAAGGCAGAGCGAGACATTCTGGCTGAGGCTGATAATGAGTGGGTGGTGCGGCTCTACTACTCCTTCCAGGACAAGGACAACCTGTACTTTGTGATGGACTACATCCCCGGAGGAGACATGATGAGTCTGCTGATCAGGTTGGGCATCTTCAAAGAGGACTTAGCTCAGTTCTATATTGCTGAGCTCACCTGCGCCGTGGAGAGCGTGCACAAGATGGGATTCATCCACCGCGACATCAAGCCAGACAACATCCTCATAGACCGGGACGGACACATCAAGCTCACCGACTTTGGGCTCTGCACCGGCTTCCGTTGGACGCATGACTCGAAGTACTACCAGAGTG GAGACCATGTTCGGCAGGACAGCATGGACTTCAGTAAGGAATGGGAGCAGGACCCAGCTAACTGTCGCTGCGCAGACCGACTCAAGCccctggagaggaggaaggcgaGGCAACACCAGCGCTGCCTGGCCCACTCCCTGGTGGGGACACCCAACTACATCGCTCCAGAGGTGCTGCTCAGAACAG GATACACCCAACTgtgtgattggtggagtgttggtGTCATTCTATATGAAATGTTGGTTGGGCAGCCTCCTTTCTTAACAACTACACCCCTGGAAACACAGCTCAAG GTGATAAACTGGCAGACCACACTGCACATCCCCCCTCAAGCCAAGCTGAGCCCAGAGGCATCGGACCTCATCATTAAACTGTGCCGCGGCCCCGAGGACCGCCTCGGCAAGAACGGTGCCGACGAGATCAAGGTGCAGCCCTTCTTCAAGACCATCGACTTCTCTAATGACCTGCGGCAGATGCAGCCAGCCCCCTACATACCCACCATCGCTCACTGCACAGACACCTCCAACTTTGACCCGGTGGACCCAGACAAGCTGTGGAGCAGCGATAACGAAGCCGAGGGCAAACACAATGACACCCTCAATGGGTGGTTCAAGAACGGCAAGCACCCCGAGCACGCCTTCTACGAGTTCACCTTCCGCCGCTTCTTTGACGACAACGGCCACCCCTACAGCTGTCCCAAGCCCATTGGCATAGAGTATGAGGAGGGATCTGATGGGGACGAGGCAGACTCTGAGGCCCCGGCACAGGAGGAGGGAGACCAGGAAGAGAGCCGCAGGGGGGCACAGGGCCGTGATTTGGTCTATGTGTAG
- the LOC139583039 gene encoding serine/threonine-protein kinase LATS1-like isoform X2 gives MHLSSISSLKANSLNTYVNKEMVIRALMQTNSRSVEAAIEYISKMSYQDPVREQMVDAAARPVNAGMKAPVSSHIQQPVLRRQSWKGSKESLVQRHGHMRVEGMVYRSDSPGPQGDLAGRGPPPAFPQGHPGNNQWVNPPLPPQVRSVTPPPNRGGTPPPPSWDSNPSTKRFSGNMDYLVPRISPVPQGAWPDGYSAPQNQRGISPVPMGRQPIIMQSSGGNKFSFPSGWSQNGSPQPDYMGHQSGGSRQPPPLYPVNQSSRQSPTAQQMQAGGPASSPSYVNDGNLPQSMMVPNRNSHNLDMYNMGGPQSWSQAPPGQPQSSPGSSNQDMSPSWQQHSIPVRSNSFNSHQMSNRQGHPASSQPSATTVTAITQAPILRPVKSMRVQKPELHTAVAPTHPPWMHHPPPSPSPTTYQEPLPAAPMPHVPITEAEVPSYQGPPPPYPKHLLQQPAAPCPAYDPGHKPSTGREEAAEEEECSSSSNDRPEGPYSAAMGTDKENKQITTSPVPMRRNNKDEERRGDPRVPLYSPQAFKFFMEQHVENVLKNHQMRIHRKKQLESEMQRVGLSGDAQEQMRMMLSQKESNYIRLKRAKMDKSMFKRIKTLGIGAFGEVCLARKEDTGALYAMKTLRKKDVLLRNQVAHVKAERDILAEADNEWVVRLYYSFQDKDNLYFVMDYIPGGDMMSLLIRLGIFKEDLAQFYIAELTCAVESVHKMGFIHRDIKPDNILIDRDGHIKLTDFGLCTGFRWTHDSKYYQSGDHVRQDSMDFSKEWEQDPANCRCADRLKPLERRKARQHQRCLAHSLVGTPNYIAPEVLLRTGYTQLCDWWSVGVILYEMLVGQPPFLTTTPLETQLKVINWQTTLHIPPQAKLSPEASDLIIKLCRGPEDRLGKNGADEIKVQPFFKTIDFSNDLRQMQPAPYIPTIAHCTDTSNFDPVDPDKLWSSDNEAEGKHNDTLNGWFKNGKHPEHAFYEFTFRRFFDDNGHPYSCPKPIGIEYEEGSDGDEADSEAPAQEEGDQEESRRGAQGRDLVYV, from the exons atgcacctgagctcaatttcgagtctcaaagcaaatagtctgaatacttatgtaaataag GAAATGGTGATCCGTGCTCTGATGCAGACCAACAGTCGCAGTGTGGAGGCAGCCATAGAGTACATTAGTAAGATGAGCTACCAGGACCCTGTGAGGGAGCAGATGGTGGATGCCGCCGCCCGCCCCGTCAATGCAGGCATGAAAGCCCCCG TTTCCTCTCATATCCAGCAGCCTGTGCTGAGGAGGCAGAGCTGGAAGGGTTCCAAGGAGTCCCTGGTTCAGAGACATGGCCACATGAGGGTGGAGGGGATGGTGTACCGTTCAGACAGCCCTGGACCCCAGGGTGACCTGGCAGGACGAGGGCCTCCCCCAGCCTTCCCACAGGGCCACCCTGGCAACAACCAATGGGTCAACCCTCCCCTACCCCCTCAGGTGCGCAGTGTCACCCCTCCCCCAAATAGGGGTGGAACCCCACCTCCACCTTCCTGGGACAGTAACCCCTCCACAAAGCGCTTCTCTGGCAACATGGATTACCTGGTTCCCCGGATCTCTCCCGTTCCCCAAGGAGCCTGGCCCGATGGCTACTCAGCCCCCCAGAACCAGAGGGGTATCAGCCCAGTGCCCATGGGCCGTCAGCCCATCATCATGCAGAGCTCTGGGGGTAACAAGTTCAGCTTCCCCTCCGGCTGGTCTCAGAACGGCTCCCCTCAACCAGACTACATGGGACACCAGAGTGGTGGTAGCAGACAACCCCCTCCCCTTTACCCAGTGAACCAGAGCAGCAGACAAAGCCCAACCGCTCAGCAGATGCAGGCCGGAGGTCCTGCCTCCTCCCCATCCTACGTCAACGATGGTAACCTCCCCCAGTCCATGATGGTGCCTAACCGGAACAGTCACAACCTTGACATGTACAACATGGGCGGGCCTCAGTCCTGGTCCCAAGCCCCCCCCGGCCAGCCCCAGTCCTCCCCAGGTAGCAGCAACCAGGACATGTCCCCCTCATGGCAGCAGCACAGCATCCCTGTCCGATCCAACTCCTTCAACAGCCACCAGATGAGCAACAGGCAGGGCCACCCAGCCAGCTCCCAACCCTCTGCCACCACAGTGACAGCCATCACCCAGGCCCCCATCCTGAGGCCCGTTAAGAGTATGCGTGTGCAGAAGCCTGAACTACACACTGCTGTGGCCCCCACACACCCACCCTGGATGCACCATCCCCcaccctctccatctcccacTACCTACCAGGAGCCGCTACCAGCAGCGCCCATGCCCCATGTACCCATTACAGAAGCAGAGGTGCCCAGTTACCAGGGTCCTCCACCCCCATACCCCAAACACCTCCTCCAGCAGCCTGCTGCACCCTGCCCTGCCTATGATCCAGGGCACAAGCCAAGTACTGGGAGAGAGGAGGCTGCAGAGGAAGAGGAGTGTAGCAGCAGCTCTAATGACAGGCCAGAAGGCCCATACTCTGCTGCCATGGGAACAGATAAGGAGAATAAACAGATCACCACGTCTCCGGTGCCTATGCGCCGGAACAATAAAGACGAGGAGCGGCGAGGAGACCCCAGAGTGCCACTCTACTCTCCCCAGGCCTTCAAGTTCTTCATGGAGCAGCACGTTGAGAACGTCCTGAAGAACCACCAAATGAGGATCCATAGGAAGAAGCAGCTGGAGAGTGAGATGCAGAGG GTTGGGTTGTCAGGAGATGCCCAGGAGCAGATGCGCATGATGCTGTCTCAGAAAGAGTCCAACTACATCCGACTGAAGCGGGCCAAGATGGACAAGTCCATGTTCAAGAGGATCAAGACCCTGGGCATCGGAGCCTTTGGAGAGGTGTGTCTAGCCCGGAAGGAGGACACGGGAGCCCTGTACGCCATGAAGACGCTGCGCAAAAAGGACGTTCTCCTCAGGAACCAGGTGGCCCACGTCAAGGCAGAGCGAGACATTCTGGCTGAGGCTGATAATGAGTGGGTGGTGCGGCTCTACTACTCCTTCCAGGACAAGGACAACCTGTACTTTGTGATGGACTACATCCCCGGAGGAGACATGATGAGTCTGCTGATCAGGTTGGGCATCTTCAAAGAGGACTTAGCTCAGTTCTATATTGCTGAGCTCACCTGCGCCGTGGAGAGCGTGCACAAGATGGGATTCATCCACCGCGACATCAAGCCAGACAACATCCTCATAGACCGGGACGGACACATCAAGCTCACCGACTTTGGGCTCTGCACCGGCTTCCGTTGGACGCATGACTCGAAGTACTACCAGAGTG GAGACCATGTTCGGCAGGACAGCATGGACTTCAGTAAGGAATGGGAGCAGGACCCAGCTAACTGTCGCTGCGCAGACCGACTCAAGCccctggagaggaggaaggcgaGGCAACACCAGCGCTGCCTGGCCCACTCCCTGGTGGGGACACCCAACTACATCGCTCCAGAGGTGCTGCTCAGAACAG GATACACCCAACTgtgtgattggtggagtgttggtGTCATTCTATATGAAATGTTGGTTGGGCAGCCTCCTTTCTTAACAACTACACCCCTGGAAACACAGCTCAAG GTGATAAACTGGCAGACCACACTGCACATCCCCCCTCAAGCCAAGCTGAGCCCAGAGGCATCGGACCTCATCATTAAACTGTGCCGCGGCCCCGAGGACCGCCTCGGCAAGAACGGTGCCGACGAGATCAAGGTGCAGCCCTTCTTCAAGACCATCGACTTCTCTAATGACCTGCGGCAGATGCAGCCAGCCCCCTACATACCCACCATCGCTCACTGCACAGACACCTCCAACTTTGACCCGGTGGACCCAGACAAGCTGTGGAGCAGCGATAACGAAGCCGAGGGCAAACACAATGACACCCTCAATGGGTGGTTCAAGAACGGCAAGCACCCCGAGCACGCCTTCTACGAGTTCACCTTCCGCCGCTTCTTTGACGACAACGGCCACCCCTACAGCTGTCCCAAGCCCATTGGCATAGAGTATGAGGAGGGATCTGATGGGGACGAGGCAGACTCTGAGGCCCCGGCACAGGAGGAGGGAGACCAGGAAGAGAGCCGCAGGGGGGCACAGGGCCGTGATTTGGTCTATGTGTAG
- the LOC139583039 gene encoding serine/threonine-protein kinase LATS1-like isoform X3 — protein MRVEGMVYRSDSPGPQGDLAGRGPPPAFPQGHPGNNQWVNPPLPPQVRSVTPPPNRGGTPPPPSWDSNPSTKRFSGNMDYLVPRISPVPQGAWPDGYSAPQNQRGISPVPMGRQPIIMQSSGGNKFSFPSGWSQNGSPQPDYMGHQSGGSRQPPPLYPVNQSSRQSPTAQQMQAGGPASSPSYVNDGNLPQSMMVPNRNSHNLDMYNMGGPQSWSQAPPGQPQSSPGSSNQDMSPSWQQHSIPVRSNSFNSHQMSNRQGHPASSQPSATTVTAITQAPILRPVKSMRVQKPELHTAVAPTHPPWMHHPPPSPSPTTYQEPLPAAPMPHVPITEAEVPSYQGPPPPYPKHLLQQPAAPCPAYDPGHKPSTGREEAAEEEECSSSSNDRPEGPYSAAMGTDKENKQITTSPVPMRRNNKDEERRGDPRVPLYSPQAFKFFMEQHVENVLKNHQMRIHRKKQLESEMQRVGLSGDAQEQMRMMLSQKESNYIRLKRAKMDKSMFKRIKTLGIGAFGEVCLARKEDTGALYAMKTLRKKDVLLRNQVAHVKAERDILAEADNEWVVRLYYSFQDKDNLYFVMDYIPGGDMMSLLIRLGIFKEDLAQFYIAELTCAVESVHKMGFIHRDIKPDNILIDRDGHIKLTDFGLCTGFRWTHDSKYYQSGDHVRQDSMDFSKEWEQDPANCRCADRLKPLERRKARQHQRCLAHSLVGTPNYIAPEVLLRTGYTQLCDWWSVGVILYEMLVGQPPFLTTTPLETQLKVINWQTTLHIPPQAKLSPEASDLIIKLCRGPEDRLGKNGADEIKVQPFFKTIDFSNDLRQMQPAPYIPTIAHCTDTSNFDPVDPDKLWSSDNEAEGKHNDTLNGWFKNGKHPEHAFYEFTFRRFFDDNGHPYSCPKPIGIEYEEGSDGDEADSEAPAQEEGDQEESRRGAQGRDLVYV, from the exons ATGAGGGTGGAGGGGATGGTGTACCGTTCAGACAGCCCTGGACCCCAGGGTGACCTGGCAGGACGAGGGCCTCCCCCAGCCTTCCCACAGGGCCACCCTGGCAACAACCAATGGGTCAACCCTCCCCTACCCCCTCAGGTGCGCAGTGTCACCCCTCCCCCAAATAGGGGTGGAACCCCACCTCCACCTTCCTGGGACAGTAACCCCTCCACAAAGCGCTTCTCTGGCAACATGGATTACCTGGTTCCCCGGATCTCTCCCGTTCCCCAAGGAGCCTGGCCCGATGGCTACTCAGCCCCCCAGAACCAGAGGGGTATCAGCCCAGTGCCCATGGGCCGTCAGCCCATCATCATGCAGAGCTCTGGGGGTAACAAGTTCAGCTTCCCCTCCGGCTGGTCTCAGAACGGCTCCCCTCAACCAGACTACATGGGACACCAGAGTGGTGGTAGCAGACAACCCCCTCCCCTTTACCCAGTGAACCAGAGCAGCAGACAAAGCCCAACCGCTCAGCAGATGCAGGCCGGAGGTCCTGCCTCCTCCCCATCCTACGTCAACGATGGTAACCTCCCCCAGTCCATGATGGTGCCTAACCGGAACAGTCACAACCTTGACATGTACAACATGGGCGGGCCTCAGTCCTGGTCCCAAGCCCCCCCCGGCCAGCCCCAGTCCTCCCCAGGTAGCAGCAACCAGGACATGTCCCCCTCATGGCAGCAGCACAGCATCCCTGTCCGATCCAACTCCTTCAACAGCCACCAGATGAGCAACAGGCAGGGCCACCCAGCCAGCTCCCAACCCTCTGCCACCACAGTGACAGCCATCACCCAGGCCCCCATCCTGAGGCCCGTTAAGAGTATGCGTGTGCAGAAGCCTGAACTACACACTGCTGTGGCCCCCACACACCCACCCTGGATGCACCATCCCCcaccctctccatctcccacTACCTACCAGGAGCCGCTACCAGCAGCGCCCATGCCCCATGTACCCATTACAGAAGCAGAGGTGCCCAGTTACCAGGGTCCTCCACCCCCATACCCCAAACACCTCCTCCAGCAGCCTGCTGCACCCTGCCCTGCCTATGATCCAGGGCACAAGCCAAGTACTGGGAGAGAGGAGGCTGCAGAGGAAGAGGAGTGTAGCAGCAGCTCTAATGACAGGCCAGAAGGCCCATACTCTGCTGCCATGGGAACAGATAAGGAGAATAAACAGATCACCACGTCTCCGGTGCCTATGCGCCGGAACAATAAAGACGAGGAGCGGCGAGGAGACCCCAGAGTGCCACTCTACTCTCCCCAGGCCTTCAAGTTCTTCATGGAGCAGCACGTTGAGAACGTCCTGAAGAACCACCAAATGAGGATCCATAGGAAGAAGCAGCTGGAGAGTGAGATGCAGAGG GTTGGGTTGTCAGGAGATGCCCAGGAGCAGATGCGCATGATGCTGTCTCAGAAAGAGTCCAACTACATCCGACTGAAGCGGGCCAAGATGGACAAGTCCATGTTCAAGAGGATCAAGACCCTGGGCATCGGAGCCTTTGGAGAGGTGTGTCTAGCCCGGAAGGAGGACACGGGAGCCCTGTACGCCATGAAGACGCTGCGCAAAAAGGACGTTCTCCTCAGGAACCAGGTGGCCCACGTCAAGGCAGAGCGAGACATTCTGGCTGAGGCTGATAATGAGTGGGTGGTGCGGCTCTACTACTCCTTCCAGGACAAGGACAACCTGTACTTTGTGATGGACTACATCCCCGGAGGAGACATGATGAGTCTGCTGATCAGGTTGGGCATCTTCAAAGAGGACTTAGCTCAGTTCTATATTGCTGAGCTCACCTGCGCCGTGGAGAGCGTGCACAAGATGGGATTCATCCACCGCGACATCAAGCCAGACAACATCCTCATAGACCGGGACGGACACATCAAGCTCACCGACTTTGGGCTCTGCACCGGCTTCCGTTGGACGCATGACTCGAAGTACTACCAGAGTG GAGACCATGTTCGGCAGGACAGCATGGACTTCAGTAAGGAATGGGAGCAGGACCCAGCTAACTGTCGCTGCGCAGACCGACTCAAGCccctggagaggaggaaggcgaGGCAACACCAGCGCTGCCTGGCCCACTCCCTGGTGGGGACACCCAACTACATCGCTCCAGAGGTGCTGCTCAGAACAG GATACACCCAACTgtgtgattggtggagtgttggtGTCATTCTATATGAAATGTTGGTTGGGCAGCCTCCTTTCTTAACAACTACACCCCTGGAAACACAGCTCAAG GTGATAAACTGGCAGACCACACTGCACATCCCCCCTCAAGCCAAGCTGAGCCCAGAGGCATCGGACCTCATCATTAAACTGTGCCGCGGCCCCGAGGACCGCCTCGGCAAGAACGGTGCCGACGAGATCAAGGTGCAGCCCTTCTTCAAGACCATCGACTTCTCTAATGACCTGCGGCAGATGCAGCCAGCCCCCTACATACCCACCATCGCTCACTGCACAGACACCTCCAACTTTGACCCGGTGGACCCAGACAAGCTGTGGAGCAGCGATAACGAAGCCGAGGGCAAACACAATGACACCCTCAATGGGTGGTTCAAGAACGGCAAGCACCCCGAGCACGCCTTCTACGAGTTCACCTTCCGCCGCTTCTTTGACGACAACGGCCACCCCTACAGCTGTCCCAAGCCCATTGGCATAGAGTATGAGGAGGGATCTGATGGGGACGAGGCAGACTCTGAGGCCCCGGCACAGGAGGAGGGAGACCAGGAAGAGAGCCGCAGGGGGGCACAGGGCCGTGATTTGGTCTATGTGTAG